A single window of Bufo bufo chromosome 10, aBufBuf1.1, whole genome shotgun sequence DNA harbors:
- the LOC120980140 gene encoding transmembrane protein 272-like isoform X2, with translation MKGVMYKDKCLLQPVVPFYLMVAGASYLMVILLVSLKCLSHQLFAVLKVFLLVFILCWLIAGSVWIFPIYFMFSVLCNSVLYQFAFGVLVFQYISIVIIFVTLVFAIYFTGLKRLVESFSI, from the exons GTGTTATGTACAAGGATAAATGTCTGCTACAACCTGTGGTTCCATTTTACTTAATGGTGGCAGGAGCGAGTTACTTAATGGTCATCCTACTGGTGTCATTGAAGTGTTTGTCCCATCAGTTATTTGCAGTACTGAAAGTGTTTCTATTAGTATTTATTCTGTGTTGGTTAATCGCTG GCAGTGTATGGATATTTCccatttattttatgttttctgtCCTATGCAATAGTGTCCTCTACCAGTTTGCATTTGGTGTTCTGGTTTTCCAATATATATCTATTGTTATAATCTTTGTTACATTGGTGTTTGCCATCTACTTTACCGGACTGAAG AGACTTGTTGAATCTTTTTCCATTTAA